A genomic window from Algoriphagus sp. Y33 includes:
- a CDS encoding glycosyltransferase, protein MKINPKAITIVIPIFNEEEGIARLLPAFEDYISQSKFKVTLLLVNDGSTDNSLLEIKKLAELHQHVGYLSFEKNAGLSAAIRAGVEKCTTTWVGYIDADLQTDPLDFLRLEAMVPSYDLVTGRREGRKDSRVKKVSSTFANWFRDSMLHDGVHDSGCPLKIMRRSVVMDMPFFQGMHRFFPALALIQGKKVIEIPVKHFPRITGKSKFNVWNRLLSPLQDTFALRWMMKRQTAYTISENSIKTHKEVVNE, encoded by the coding sequence ATGAAAATTAATCCTAAAGCAATCACCATCGTAATTCCCATCTTCAACGAAGAGGAAGGCATAGCTAGACTATTGCCCGCTTTTGAAGACTATATATCCCAATCCAAATTTAAAGTAACTCTTCTCCTGGTTAACGATGGTTCTACAGATAACAGCCTGCTTGAAATCAAAAAATTAGCTGAACTCCACCAACATGTAGGATATCTATCTTTTGAAAAAAATGCGGGATTGAGTGCTGCTATCCGTGCAGGAGTTGAAAAATGCACCACTACCTGGGTTGGCTACATAGATGCTGACTTGCAGACAGATCCTCTGGACTTTCTCAGACTTGAAGCCATGGTTCCAAGTTATGATTTGGTAACCGGCCGAAGGGAAGGACGAAAGGACAGCAGAGTAAAGAAGGTTTCTTCCACTTTTGCCAACTGGTTTCGGGATTCCATGCTTCATGACGGCGTCCATGACTCCGGCTGTCCGCTGAAAATCATGCGAAGATCGGTTGTGATGGATATGCCTTTTTTCCAAGGGATGCACCGGTTTTTTCCCGCCCTGGCATTGATCCAAGGTAAAAAAGTGATCGAAATCCCTGTTAAGCACTTTCCAAGAATCACGGGCAAATCCAAGTTCAATGTGTGGAACCGGCTGTTGTCTCCACTTCAGGACACCTTTGCCCTACGCTGGATGATGAAGCGGCAAACAGCCTATACGATTTCAGAGAATTCAATCAAAACTCATAAAGAAGTAGTCAATGAATAG
- a CDS encoding AraC family transcriptional regulator gives MGKVIGNYGFFAYSTSEALHLSEKEDKIMMNLMHQMQDELKNNIDNYSQDLIVSHIDLLLNYAKRFHNRQFLTRSAANSDLVAKMEELTDSYLKSEAALSGLPTVNFFAEKLNLSPNYLSDVLKNVTGKNAQTHIQESIIDRAKELLLTTNLSVKEVAYDLGFERPQSFSTMFKKKTQKTPLQYKASFN, from the coding sequence TTGGGAAAGGTAATAGGAAATTATGGCTTCTTTGCATATTCGACTTCTGAAGCCCTGCACCTTTCTGAAAAAGAAGACAAAATAATGATGAATCTAATGCATCAAATGCAGGATGAACTAAAAAATAATATTGATAATTACAGCCAAGATTTAATTGTTTCCCATATTGATCTGCTTCTCAATTATGCAAAGCGTTTTCATAATAGGCAATTTTTGACACGAAGTGCTGCAAATAGTGATTTAGTGGCAAAAATGGAAGAATTGACAGATTCCTATCTCAAAAGCGAGGCTGCACTTTCGGGTTTGCCAACAGTTAACTTTTTTGCGGAAAAACTCAACTTGTCTCCCAATTATCTGAGCGATGTGCTAAAAAATGTTACAGGCAAAAATGCTCAAACACATATTCAAGAATCCATAATTGACAGAGCTAAAGAACTGCTTTTAACTACTAATTTAAGCGTAAAGGAAGTAGCTTATGATTTAGGCTTTGAGCGTCCCCAATCATTCAGTACAATGTTTAAAAAGAAGACCCAAAAAACTCCGCTGCAATATAAAGCTTCTTTCAATTAG
- a CDS encoding helix-turn-helix domain-containing protein: MKAAEMRSDCPISSSLDIFGDKWSLLIVRDLMLYKSRTYGDFTKSVEKIATNILANRLQMLENHGIIIKAPYPDNKVKGLYKLSPKGIALIPALIELALWGGKYLSGSDESSPFLKEVKKNKTKFLKKIMDDLSANDEANID; this comes from the coding sequence ATGAAAGCAGCTGAAATGCGTTCCGATTGCCCAATAAGTTCCTCATTGGATATTTTCGGAGATAAATGGTCTCTTTTGATTGTAAGGGATCTAATGCTCTATAAATCCCGTACGTACGGAGATTTTACAAAATCTGTAGAAAAAATAGCAACGAATATATTAGCGAATAGATTACAGATGCTGGAGAACCATGGAATAATTATCAAAGCACCATATCCGGACAATAAGGTAAAAGGACTTTATAAGCTCAGCCCAAAAGGTATTGCTTTAATACCTGCATTGATTGAACTGGCCCTTTGGGGAGGAAAATATTTATCCGGTTCGGATGAATCTTCGCCTTTCCTCAAAGAAGTTAAAAAGAACAAAACAAAATTTCTAAAAAAGATTATGGATGACCTATCGGCTAATGATGAGGCGAATATCGATTAG
- a CDS encoding nuclear transport factor 2 family protein: MTETNKIILQKANEAVSKGNYEEFLQYCTDDTKWIFVGDQILNGKEAVRKWMSNEYIEPPQNEVKNLIAENDYLTAIGQIAVMNENGERIKYAYCDVWRFHDGKMAELMAFVIEYKDLKDHK, translated from the coding sequence ATGACAGAAACCAATAAAATAATTCTACAGAAAGCAAATGAAGCTGTTTCTAAAGGTAATTATGAAGAATTTCTTCAATACTGCACCGATGATACCAAATGGATATTTGTAGGAGACCAGATTCTAAATGGAAAAGAAGCGGTCAGAAAATGGATGTCCAATGAATATATTGAACCACCACAAAATGAGGTTAAAAATTTGATTGCCGAGAATGATTATCTTACAGCAATTGGTCAAATCGCAGTGATGAACGAAAACGGAGAACGCATTAAATACGCTTACTGTGATGTATGGAGATTTCATGATGGAAAAATGGCTGAGCTAATGGCTTTTGTAATCGAGTATAAGGATCTGAAAGACCACAAATAA
- a CDS encoding SDR family NAD(P)-dependent oxidoreductase — protein MSKQKVWFITGASKGMGFEITKAVLQNGDKVIATSRNKETLLEKIADYKDNLLPLKLDITKEKDVEDAISKGIEKFGQIDVVVNSAGYNLLGNIEELSDTEFRETMNVNVFAMTSIIRKVLPHLRRQKSGHIINISSMMGYMGYAGNGSYNASKFAVIGLSEALAQEVAPFGIKVTILAPGTFRTNFMSEDSLNVAKNKIDAYNLDKQVEQFTGFDGKQLGDPEKLAEVLLRIAELSNPPLHLPLGSDSYNAILEVRKNEAKEMEEWKDLSLSTDFKY, from the coding sequence ATGAGTAAACAAAAAGTTTGGTTTATCACAGGAGCATCCAAAGGAATGGGTTTTGAAATTACAAAAGCCGTTTTACAAAATGGAGACAAAGTAATTGCAACTTCCAGAAATAAGGAAACGCTTTTAGAAAAAATCGCGGATTACAAGGATAATTTACTTCCTTTAAAGTTGGACATTACCAAAGAAAAAGATGTTGAAGATGCTATTTCGAAAGGCATAGAAAAATTTGGTCAAATAGATGTCGTGGTCAATAGCGCGGGATATAACCTTTTGGGAAATATCGAAGAACTTAGCGATACCGAGTTTAGGGAAACAATGAATGTAAATGTTTTTGCAATGACCAGTATCATTAGGAAAGTCTTGCCACATTTGCGCCGGCAGAAATCCGGACATATCATTAACATCTCTTCAATGATGGGATATATGGGGTATGCGGGCAATGGAAGCTATAATGCATCAAAATTTGCTGTTATCGGACTATCAGAAGCTCTTGCCCAAGAAGTCGCTCCTTTTGGGATAAAAGTAACTATTCTTGCACCAGGAACATTTCGTACCAATTTTATGAGCGAGGACAGTCTGAATGTGGCGAAAAATAAGATTGACGCCTATAATTTAGATAAACAGGTTGAACAGTTTACGGGATTTGATGGCAAACAGTTAGGTGATCCTGAAAAATTAGCAGAAGTATTGCTTAGGATTGCTGAATTGTCTAACCCGCCTTTACATCTTCCATTAGGTTCAGATAGTTATAACGCTATTTTAGAAGTGCGCAAAAACGAAGCAAAAGAAATGGAAGAATGGAAAGACTTATCTTTATCTACCGATTTTAAATACTAA
- a CDS encoding TonB-dependent receptor domain-containing protein, whose protein sequence is MKIKNLSLIVLLLVSQAILAQETKVKLSGKITDKASQEALSFVNIVLKTSSDSAFVTGAISEESGLFTLSDVAPGEYVLEASFIGFQTSVTPVFVGSSSPFLNIGEIAMSDSYQELGAVEVVGVQDAVGLKMDKKTFDLNENISQRGGSILQTMSNLPGVAIVDNQIQIRGNNRVTVLIDGKQTALTGFGNQSGLDNLPASSVEKIEIFNNPSAKFDANGNAGIVNIILKKENQEGFNGKVGLALGLGTLWEKKANLPGIRPQYQNTPKVNPSLSLNYRKKDVNFFLQADNLYTQTLNKNEFVTRIYDDGTVINQQLKRNRNTNFLTTRAGVDWTINSANTLTVSGMFGSEKIIDRGDQPFFNGDFSEQLRLWQFLEDELKTTVMATAVYKHNFTDPGHSLSAGLNYTFHREDEQYFFTNTLPTFKGEDAFKLLSDENVVDGTLDYVKPLKNGRLETGLKLRRRWIPTNMQFFPGLNSPIDSLAGGAATYKETIPAVYGNYVYESKKWEGEIGLRLEYIDLNYEVNPNHPTYKSDGYNYFQPFPNARISYKINEFNKLTASFNRRVDRPNEVDIRIFPKYDDAEIIKVGNPALKPQFTISYELGWKAGWSSGYLYSALYHRMVNGTITRISTTVPGSTLIYAIFQNGDKSYTSGLELIWDQDVTDWYSFDLNLTGYHNQIDEFTVENKYPTPHTFTVDKQEIFSGNVKWNSKFKFSDKFSGQLTAIYLAPDIIPQGRIQSRFSLDVGLNRVIQQGNGELFFNATDLLNTMVIKRTIDGNDFSYTSADYYETQVMRVGYNYKF, encoded by the coding sequence ATGAAGATTAAAAACCTCTCACTGATAGTTCTCTTATTAGTCTCCCAGGCAATTCTGGCCCAAGAAACTAAAGTGAAGCTTTCAGGAAAAATTACCGACAAGGCTTCCCAGGAAGCTTTGTCATTTGTGAATATAGTCCTCAAAACCTCATCAGATTCAGCATTTGTTACCGGAGCAATTTCTGAAGAATCAGGTCTTTTTACTCTTTCGGATGTAGCGCCGGGAGAATATGTGTTGGAAGCTAGTTTCATAGGGTTTCAGACAAGTGTAACCCCAGTATTTGTTGGCTCGAGCTCCCCATTTTTGAATATAGGAGAAATTGCAATGAGTGATTCCTATCAGGAGTTAGGTGCTGTGGAAGTCGTAGGAGTTCAGGATGCTGTTGGTTTGAAAATGGACAAGAAAACATTCGATCTGAATGAAAATATCAGCCAAAGAGGTGGCTCGATATTGCAAACAATGTCCAATTTACCTGGTGTGGCCATAGTGGACAACCAAATTCAAATCCGAGGGAATAACCGGGTAACCGTCCTAATTGATGGAAAGCAAACCGCATTAACCGGATTTGGGAATCAGAGTGGCTTGGACAATTTACCCGCTTCATCGGTGGAAAAAATTGAAATCTTCAACAACCCTTCTGCTAAGTTTGATGCAAACGGAAATGCCGGAATCGTCAATATCATTCTCAAAAAGGAAAATCAGGAAGGGTTTAATGGAAAAGTAGGGTTAGCTCTTGGCCTTGGTACACTCTGGGAAAAGAAAGCCAATCTTCCCGGCATTCGTCCCCAATATCAAAATACCCCAAAGGTTAATCCATCATTGTCTCTGAATTATAGAAAAAAGGACGTGAACTTTTTCCTACAAGCGGATAATCTCTACACGCAAACCTTAAATAAAAACGAGTTTGTGACAAGGATCTACGATGATGGCACCGTCATCAATCAGCAGCTGAAGAGAAACCGTAACACAAACTTTCTTACCACTCGAGCAGGAGTCGATTGGACTATCAATTCAGCGAATACTCTTACCGTATCGGGAATGTTTGGCAGTGAAAAAATCATAGATCGCGGGGATCAGCCCTTTTTCAATGGTGATTTTTCGGAGCAACTGAGACTTTGGCAATTTTTGGAAGATGAGCTGAAGACCACCGTGATGGCGACGGCAGTATACAAGCATAATTTTACTGACCCTGGACATAGCCTTTCAGCTGGCTTGAACTATACCTTTCACCGGGAGGATGAACAGTACTTTTTCACCAACACCCTGCCCACCTTCAAAGGGGAGGATGCATTCAAATTGCTTTCCGATGAGAATGTGGTAGATGGTACGCTTGACTATGTAAAACCCCTGAAAAATGGAAGGCTTGAAACGGGATTAAAGCTTCGAAGACGATGGATTCCCACCAACATGCAGTTTTTCCCTGGATTAAACTCTCCCATCGATTCCTTAGCGGGAGGAGCAGCTACCTATAAGGAAACCATTCCGGCAGTCTATGGGAACTATGTCTATGAAAGCAAAAAATGGGAAGGTGAAATTGGGCTGAGACTGGAATACATAGACCTGAATTATGAGGTAAATCCAAACCATCCAACCTACAAAAGTGATGGATACAACTACTTCCAGCCTTTCCCAAATGCGAGAATTTCCTATAAAATCAATGAGTTCAACAAATTGACCGCTTCCTTTAACAGACGCGTGGATAGACCTAATGAAGTGGATATTCGGATTTTCCCCAAATACGACGATGCCGAAATCATCAAAGTAGGAAACCCTGCGTTAAAGCCCCAATTCACCATTTCTTATGAGTTAGGTTGGAAAGCAGGCTGGAGCTCAGGTTACCTTTATTCCGCATTGTACCATCGCATGGTCAACGGGACGATCACCCGCATCTCGACTACCGTACCAGGCAGTACTTTGATCTACGCTATTTTCCAGAATGGTGACAAAAGTTATACCTCAGGTCTTGAGCTGATATGGGATCAGGATGTCACGGATTGGTATTCTTTTGATCTAAACCTAACTGGTTATCACAATCAGATCGATGAATTTACAGTGGAAAATAAATATCCCACACCACATACCTTCACTGTAGACAAACAGGAGATTTTTTCCGGAAATGTAAAATGGAATTCCAAGTTCAAATTCTCGGATAAGTTCTCCGGTCAACTGACTGCAATTTATTTAGCTCCAGACATTATTCCGCAAGGAAGGATACAGTCTAGATTTTCCTTGGATGTGGGGCTAAATCGTGTGATTCAACAGGGAAACGGGGAGTTGTTTTTCAATGCCACAGATTTGCTGAATACCATGGTGATCAAGAGGACTATTGACGGAAACGACTTCAGCTACACGAGTGCGGATTACTATGAAACACAGGTAATGAGAGTTGGATATAATTATAAATTCTAA
- a CDS encoding lipid-A-disaccharide synthase N-terminal domain-containing protein, which translates to MNSSFLLGIGFLAQGLFSARFLIQLVKSEKAGKVLSPVIFWQLSLVASFLLLVYGTFRQDLVIVGGQLLGYFIYIRNLKIQNAWQLFPKWIRIGFIFLPLLFLAYLIFHAHYNFHSLVHNPEISGMLLTWGTLGQVIFTSRFVVQWFDSERSKESRFPLSFWYISLVGAVLIASYAILRKDSVLFIGQAFGILVYGRNLMIHYGASNELKLSFLDRLKSIRLTLLLALVGTVLFFNLGAWSVTESSEARYAEIAKEMVQTGDWLHPQLMGIYHYHKPPVTYWLTAVSFKVLGISPFSARFLLQISVLVQIWLVYKIAFILLKRSNAAFLSAMLYGSFPAVIIGSRALTTDTYLTLFILAALYFWFAFLEDGKQWKLLVCYVFLGIGFLTKGPVVLIVPLLIWLYQRWVMRQKMGSLKIHLSGVLVMLFIGLSWFVFLYLEDSRFLNYFLFKHTIDRFATDTFHRGQPFYFYGAVVLATAFPWIIILLRNFPKNRPDLKNLGAMLFMWVFLPLLFFSSSQSKLVLYILPLYSGLAIGAIYYWQRLTDTQQKIWERWQMGFHILLMIGLISITWIEPRISLNFKFYFLWFITASLLVAMQKVDIRRIERTVISAFIFTMGLTGMSTYFMSQNPGITNDTRNVTTWLQQNEPDLKEVIVYNKRLPSLLFNSDLKVISIYDGDESLNRETQFQNNDAWKTNLINLQAEPNWIIQSASNHSIWIAKEKSELPNLNGKGKWEQLTVVDGWKVMRLLHY; encoded by the coding sequence ATGAATAGCTCCTTCCTCCTAGGCATTGGTTTTCTTGCCCAAGGACTTTTCTCAGCCCGGTTTCTGATACAATTGGTCAAATCAGAAAAAGCAGGAAAGGTATTGTCTCCTGTGATTTTCTGGCAGCTTAGTTTGGTTGCTTCTTTTCTTTTGCTCGTTTATGGGACGTTTCGGCAGGATTTGGTGATTGTAGGCGGGCAGTTGTTGGGATATTTTATTTATATCCGAAATTTAAAAATCCAGAATGCATGGCAGCTCTTTCCAAAATGGATTCGAATCGGTTTTATTTTTCTACCGCTTCTATTTCTTGCATACCTGATTTTTCATGCGCACTATAACTTTCACAGTTTGGTGCATAATCCTGAGATCAGCGGAATGCTCCTAACCTGGGGAACGCTGGGTCAGGTGATCTTTACAAGCAGGTTTGTGGTGCAATGGTTTGATTCCGAACGCAGCAAAGAATCCCGCTTTCCGCTGAGTTTTTGGTATATCAGTTTGGTAGGTGCCGTTCTGATTGCCTCCTATGCGATTTTGCGGAAAGATTCTGTCCTATTCATTGGACAGGCATTTGGGATCCTGGTGTATGGAAGAAATCTGATGATCCACTATGGAGCAAGCAATGAATTAAAACTCAGTTTCCTGGATCGACTTAAGAGTATAAGGTTGACTTTACTGCTCGCACTTGTCGGCACGGTTCTGTTTTTCAATTTGGGTGCCTGGTCTGTTACTGAATCGAGCGAAGCGCGCTATGCTGAGATTGCCAAAGAAATGGTGCAAACCGGAGATTGGTTACACCCGCAGCTTATGGGAATTTACCATTATCATAAGCCTCCGGTAACATATTGGCTCACCGCAGTGAGCTTTAAGGTGCTGGGAATTTCTCCCTTTTCGGCTAGATTCTTACTTCAGATTTCAGTGCTGGTTCAGATCTGGCTGGTGTATAAGATTGCATTCATTTTATTGAAGAGATCCAATGCTGCCTTTTTGTCTGCCATGCTTTATGGCTCATTTCCTGCAGTGATTATCGGCAGCAGGGCATTGACCACAGATACCTATTTGACTTTATTCATATTGGCAGCCCTGTATTTCTGGTTTGCATTTTTAGAGGATGGTAAGCAATGGAAATTACTTGTGTGTTATGTGTTTTTGGGGATTGGATTTCTGACCAAGGGACCGGTGGTGTTGATAGTGCCGCTATTGATTTGGTTATATCAGAGATGGGTTATGAGACAAAAAATGGGTTCCCTGAAGATACATCTTTCCGGTGTACTAGTCATGCTTTTTATCGGGCTGAGCTGGTTTGTGTTCCTGTATTTAGAAGATTCTCGGTTTCTGAATTACTTCCTTTTCAAACATACCATAGATCGATTTGCGACGGATACTTTTCATCGGGGGCAACCCTTCTATTTTTATGGAGCTGTAGTGTTGGCAACGGCTTTTCCTTGGATCATAATTTTATTGCGAAATTTCCCCAAAAATCGCCCTGACCTAAAAAATCTGGGGGCAATGTTATTCATGTGGGTGTTTTTGCCTTTGCTCTTTTTCTCATCCAGCCAGTCCAAACTGGTGCTTTACATTTTGCCCTTGTATTCAGGGCTGGCCATTGGAGCAATTTACTATTGGCAGAGACTAACTGATACCCAACAAAAAATCTGGGAGAGATGGCAAATGGGATTCCATATCCTACTAATGATTGGATTAATTTCAATAACATGGATTGAGCCTAGGATCTCCCTGAATTTTAAATTTTACTTCCTCTGGTTTATTACTGCCTCATTGCTAGTGGCTATGCAGAAAGTGGATATCCGAAGGATTGAAAGAACGGTGATTTCAGCATTTATCTTCACCATGGGGCTAACAGGTATGTCAACCTATTTCATGAGTCAAAATCCGGGAATAACAAATGACACCAGAAATGTAACCACTTGGCTCCAACAAAATGAACCTGATCTTAAGGAGGTGATAGTATACAACAAACGTCTCCCTTCCCTTCTTTTCAATTCGGATTTGAAAGTAATTTCCATTTATGACGGGGACGAAAGTCTGAACAGGGAAACCCAGTTTCAAAATAATGACGCTTGGAAGACCAATTTAATCAATCTGCAAGCAGAACCGAATTGGATTATCCAATCAGCTTCCAACCATTCTATTTGGATTGCAAAAGAAAAAAGTGAACTACCTAATTTAAATGGAAAAGGAAAATGGGAGCAACTTACAGTGGTAGATGGGTGGAAAGTAATGAGGCTGTTACATTATTAA